The following are encoded in a window of Roseofilum casamattae BLCC-M143 genomic DNA:
- a CDS encoding alpha/beta fold hydrolase, whose translation MLTPYPPMEQANDVSIEEKQLQVNSLNWFYREAQPMQPTDKPPVLLLHGLLSQSYSWREILPSLAEAGFRAIAPDWIGFGQSSFPDGRDFAYTPQAFTEALSDFIDRLELESVSLVLQGYTSLPGLLYALKHSDRIHRLALLNIPLTEDAKLPWKIQQLGLPLVGDIMVQDPLVVDRTLEGGGPYQIDDKDLTVYRKPFLTTSAAGRSLLGTLRKLNLKTTLAEVSPLLPSWSKPLQVIWGLNDPWLPVAMAEKALKPLSQAELVKLEEVGHYPQEDWPEKVLEALVPFLRRQ comes from the coding sequence ATGCTAACCCCGTACCCCCCAATGGAGCAAGCGAACGACGTGTCTATCGAGGAGAAGCAACTTCAGGTCAATTCCCTAAACTGGTTTTATCGGGAAGCGCAACCGATGCAACCGACGGATAAACCTCCGGTGCTCTTGCTCCATGGGTTGCTTTCGCAAAGCTACAGTTGGCGCGAAATCTTACCATCATTAGCTGAAGCTGGATTTCGGGCGATCGCCCCAGACTGGATTGGTTTCGGACAATCTAGCTTTCCCGACGGCCGCGACTTTGCCTATACTCCGCAAGCCTTTACCGAAGCCTTGAGCGATTTTATCGATCGCCTCGAGTTAGAAAGTGTCTCTTTAGTATTGCAAGGCTATACCTCTCTTCCAGGACTACTCTACGCCCTAAAACATAGCGATCGCATCCATCGCTTGGCTCTGCTCAATATCCCCCTAACCGAAGATGCCAAGTTGCCTTGGAAAATTCAACAACTGGGGTTACCCTTAGTTGGAGATATTATGGTGCAAGATCCACTAGTAGTCGATCGCACTCTAGAAGGTGGCGGCCCGTACCAGATTGATGACAAAGATCTAACGGTCTATCGCAAACCTTTTCTCACCACGTCTGCAGCGGGGCGATCGCTATTGGGAACTCTACGCAAGCTGAACCTGAAGACTACATTAGCAGAGGTCAGTCCTTTACTGCCGAGTTGGTCGAAACCCTTACAAGTTATTTGGGGACTCAACGACCCCTGGCTGCCAGTAGCGATGGCCGAAAAAGCCCTGAAACCCTTATCCCAAGCTGAGTTAGTCAAACTGGAAGAAGTCGGTCACTATCCCCAAGAAGATTGGCCGGAAAAAGTATTAGAGGCTTTGGTTCCCTTCTTGCGCCGTCAATAG
- a CDS encoding PP2C family protein-serine/threonine phosphatase, whose amino-acid sequence MSTDRSSANRDKRTDGITEAQNLNKEFYGLEKLTEVARNHRQHSAEQICKVIIDDLRSHISTQKVCDDITLVVLKQL is encoded by the coding sequence ATGTCTACAGATCGATCCTCGGCAAATCGAGACAAACGCACTGACGGAATTACTGAAGCACAAAATCTGAATAAAGAGTTCTACGGATTAGAAAAGTTAACTGAAGTTGCCAGAAATCACCGCCAACATTCTGCCGAACAAATCTGCAAAGTTATAATTGATGATTTGCGATCGCACATTAGCACTCAGAAAGTTTGTGATGACATTACTTTGGTCGTGCTCAAACAACTATAG